In Armatimonadota bacterium, the genomic stretch CATCGAATCCGGCTGATTGACCCACACCACTTCTGCCGAGTTGTTCTTTCGTCCCAAAAGACTGAGGTCCTGCCATCCAAAACCGCCTCCAGCCGCTTTGTAGAGTGCCTCTTTGCCGGCCCATCGACTGGCCACCCGCTCTGGAGTTAGCTCCATTTCTCGCTCTTGAGGGGTCAAAATCCGTTCGAGAAACTTTGGGTTAGCCATCGCTTCTCGAATGCGGTCCACATGGACGATATCGATGCCGATTCCTCGGATCACGCGTTCGCCTTTTGCAACATCTCGGCGAGGTCCACCAAATTGATTTCTTCGTCGGTCACGCTCTTGATTCCGGTGTCCAGCATGATGCGGCAGAAAGGACATCCGAGCGCGACGGTCTTTGCGCCGGTATCTAGAAGCTGCTGAGCGCGACGATTCGTGGGTCGCTCATCTGGAGCTTCTTCCATCCACATGCGACCACCGCCCGCACCACAACAAAGCGTCTTGTTCCGGTTATGGATCGGCTCCGCGAGTTGTCCCTTCCGGAAAAGGTTTCGGGGCGCATCGGATTCATCGTTCACTCGGCCCAAATAGCATGGGTCGTGGAATGCGACCTCACCGTCAGCAACTTCAATCCCTTTCAGTTTGCCTTGGTCTACAAGGTCAGCGAGGAACTGAGTGTGATGCTGAACTTCGAGTTCGGCGCCGAACTGCTGGTATTCGTTTTTGAGTGTATTGAAGCAGTGCGGGCATGGCGTGACGACCTTTTTGACCTTATACTTTTGGAACGTCGCGACATTCTTCTGAGCCATTTCTTGGAACAGGAACTCGTCGCCAACGCGCCGCGCTGAATCCCCCGTGCAAGACTCTTCTTTGCCTAGGCAGGCGTAGTTGACGCCGGCCTTGCCCATCAAATCGGCTACCGCTTTGGTGGTTTGCATGGCGCCGGGGTCGGTTGCACCAGCACAGCCCACCCAGAACAAAACGTCGAAATCTTCGGTTTCTCTGGCGACGGGGACGTTCATGCCTTCCATCCACGTTTCGCGCTCGCTCGCCGGTGCGCCCCAAGCGTTCGAGGTCGATCCGGTTTGCCGTAGCATCACCGCAGGCCCGCCGCTGAGTTGACCTTCAGCGACCAGATTCCGGCGAGAATCGACAATCAAATCAACGTGGCGGATGAGAACCGGGCAGGCTTCGACGCATGCATTACATGTCGTGCAAGCCCAAAGCGCTTCTTCCGAAACTGCTGCTGCAACGCCCTCGCCAGTCACAAGCGACCGGTGGATATCGGCGACCACCTTTTGCGGATTGAGCGGTTTACCGACGTTGTGTGCTGGACAGACTTCGGTACACCGCCCACAACCCATGCAAGCGTCCAAAGTGAGCAAGTGCCACCTCGAATATTCGGTTGCCTTTGCGACGCCAATTTGGCCGGTTTGCTCGACTTCTTCCATCGAAATCAGTTTGAGCTCACCCATCGGAATATCGGGCTTGCCCGCCGCACTCGCTACTGCGAGGACGATGTGCTTGAGCCTCATGTGTGGAAGCCCAGCCCAAAACGCAAAAAACAAGATGACGTGGCTCCACCAAATGGCGATGTAGATGCTTGGAGCAAGATTCGCTGGCATCAATTGGCTGATCGCATAGCCGATTGGAGCAGAACTGTTGTGCGGTTGTGGGTCTGCCGCCATTCGCGCCGCTTCAAGCAGGTATCCGCCGATTCCGAGCAAGAACAGCAAAACGAGTGCCCAAGAATCGCGCCATTCATGAGCCATTTGCTTGAGCCGGAATCCCCACCGGCGACCCATCGCCCAAGTCACTCCGATGACGAAAAGCAACCCGAGGATGTCAAAAATGAATTCAAAACCGAGGAAGTACGCGCCCTTATGCCAGTTCGGGAGACCAATCAGTGGAGCGTATGTTGCCAGCGCGAGAAGCGTGGTGGCGG encodes the following:
- a CDS encoding holo-ACP synthase, which translates into the protein MIRGIGIDIVHVDRIREAMANPKFLERILTPQEREMELTPERVASRWAGKEALYKAAGGGFGWQDLSLLGRKNNSAEVVWVNQPDSMKNVQIHLSLSHERFVAVAVAVIIVEPQ
- a CDS encoding (Fe-S)-binding protein codes for the protein MEATRHEFLYMGWEHKAVFYTLAVLSTAALIYGIWGRSRYWMQGKKPDWKANPIQNIVKFILLQKKVRSSRPKSGAPMHLLIFYGFLSLLAATTLLALATYAPLIGLPNWHKGAYFLGFEFIFDILGLLFVIGVTWAMGRRWGFRLKQMAHEWRDSWALVLLFLLGIGGYLLEAARMAADPQPHNSSAPIGYAISQLMPANLAPSIYIAIWWSHVILFFAFWAGLPHMRLKHIVLAVASAAGKPDIPMGELKLISMEEVEQTGQIGVAKATEYSRWHLLTLDACMGCGRCTEVCPAHNVGKPLNPQKVVADIHRSLVTGEGVAAAVSEEALWACTTCNACVEACPVLIRHVDLIVDSRRNLVAEGQLSGGPAVMLRQTGSTSNAWGAPASERETWMEGMNVPVARETEDFDVLFWVGCAGATDPGAMQTTKAVADLMGKAGVNYACLGKEESCTGDSARRVGDEFLFQEMAQKNVATFQKYKVKKVVTPCPHCFNTLKNEYQQFGAELEVQHHTQFLADLVDQGKLKGIEVADGEVAFHDPCYLGRVNDESDAPRNLFRKGQLAEPIHNRNKTLCCGAGGGRMWMEEAPDERPTNRRAQQLLDTGAKTVALGCPFCRIMLDTGIKSVTDEEINLVDLAEMLQKANA